The uncultured Fibrobacter sp. genome includes a region encoding these proteins:
- a CDS encoding methylated-DNA--[protein]-cysteine S-methyltransferase, with protein MNFSDSRFTTIAHRNLWGQWTFVFEKSKLCSLRYTGEGVPSSVQACAYAEPDMVQTLSSTVARAYRKAVQQLNLYLAGKLHEFSLPLKVYGTDFQQKVWEAIAEIPYGETRTYQQVAEAVGEPRATRAVGAALRANPLQIILPCHRVVGKGGSLVGYALGLDLKRRLLVIEGAIPQELLLE; from the coding sequence ATGAACTTCTCGGATTCAAGATTCACGACGATTGCGCACCGCAACTTGTGGGGGCAGTGGACGTTCGTGTTTGAAAAATCCAAGCTGTGTAGCCTGCGCTATACGGGAGAAGGCGTTCCGAGTTCGGTTCAGGCCTGCGCCTATGCCGAGCCGGATATGGTTCAGACATTATCTTCGACGGTGGCTCGCGCCTACCGCAAGGCGGTGCAACAATTGAACCTGTACCTGGCCGGAAAGCTTCACGAATTTTCGCTCCCGCTCAAGGTGTACGGCACCGATTTCCAGCAAAAAGTCTGGGAGGCCATCGCCGAGATTCCTTACGGAGAAACTCGCACCTACCAGCAGGTGGCCGAAGCAGTTGGAGAGCCCCGCGCCACACGTGCCGTGGGCGCCGCCCTCCGCGCGAACCCGCTACAGATTATCCTTCCCTGCCATCGCGTGGTGGGCAAGGGCGGAAGCCTGGTCGGCTACGCCCTGGGGCTCGACCTCAAGCGGCGACTCCTCGTTATCGAAGGCGCTATCCCGCAGGAACTGCTGCTGGAATAG
- a CDS encoding glycosyltransferase family 2 protein, with protein MYSCSIIIVAYNSCDFIPACLKSIRDACENVDAQVIVLDNGSESPILPEIKAFFPEVQWIDSKVNLGFGKGCNLAEKQATKPYLFFINPDTVVSRDSFTKVLDFMEEHPESGTVGCRILNEDGSIQWACRRSFPTPISAISKTIGLASFFPKSKLLASYNMTYADPDEMTEVDAISGSFFCIRRDLYEKLGGFDEDFFMYGEDLDLCFRTKAAGFKNYYTPSTNILHFKGQSCRTRRLGSYVDFYQAMILYVKKHRDQYWIPIFLVTTGIVFAAFVGMFSRLIPRFWKIFLDVGAVAIASLLTLSYCRLPAGESLWKTDFVDWKWLAVFAVINIVLLACKGEYSSASLRGFSFIKTLVSINLVASVASFFYDKSQAVVPHYGLLALGLLTVVFLIAWRRIAFWINYFYRIFAKKRHRSILLGGSEDSLQSWFDRYNVIPGIEILGCVSGEPEKVSEENRQHLLGNVSSMESICNRTGCRELLVVSNLSGYREPFDIHWLDSLGLRVFLLIGNAKEGDFALVNLKYLH; from the coding sequence ATGTATTCCTGCTCCATCATTATCGTTGCCTATAATTCCTGCGACTTTATCCCTGCGTGTCTAAAGTCTATCCGTGATGCATGCGAAAATGTGGATGCCCAGGTGATTGTGCTGGACAATGGTTCGGAATCGCCGATTCTCCCCGAGATCAAGGCGTTTTTCCCGGAAGTGCAGTGGATTGATTCCAAGGTGAATCTGGGGTTCGGCAAGGGCTGCAATTTGGCCGAAAAGCAGGCGACCAAGCCCTACCTTTTCTTTATCAATCCGGATACGGTTGTTTCCCGCGATTCGTTTACCAAGGTGCTCGACTTTATGGAAGAACACCCCGAATCGGGCACGGTCGGCTGCCGTATCTTGAACGAAGACGGGTCCATTCAGTGGGCATGTCGCCGTTCTTTCCCGACTCCGATTTCGGCAATATCCAAGACGATCGGTCTAGCCTCGTTTTTCCCGAAGAGCAAGCTCTTGGCGAGCTACAATATGACCTACGCCGACCCTGACGAAATGACCGAGGTCGATGCCATTAGCGGTTCGTTCTTCTGCATCCGTCGGGACCTCTACGAAAAGCTGGGTGGGTTCGACGAAGACTTTTTCATGTATGGCGAAGACCTGGACCTGTGCTTTAGGACCAAGGCGGCGGGTTTCAAGAATTACTACACGCCCTCGACCAATATTCTGCATTTCAAGGGACAAAGCTGCCGTACGCGTCGACTGGGGTCTTACGTGGACTTTTACCAGGCGATGATTCTCTATGTCAAAAAGCATAGGGACCAGTACTGGATTCCGATTTTCCTGGTGACGACTGGTATTGTCTTTGCTGCGTTTGTGGGGATGTTCTCGAGGCTGATTCCTAGGTTCTGGAAAATTTTCCTGGACGTGGGTGCGGTTGCCATTGCTTCCCTGTTGACGCTTTCGTATTGCAGGCTTCCGGCAGGGGAGTCCCTGTGGAAAACCGATTTTGTCGACTGGAAATGGCTTGCTGTCTTTGCGGTGATAAACATCGTTCTGCTGGCCTGCAAGGGGGAATACAGCAGCGCAAGCTTGCGGGGCTTTTCGTTCATTAAGACCCTGGTTTCGATTAACCTTGTGGCAAGTGTCGCCTCTTTCTTTTATGACAAGAGCCAGGCGGTGGTTCCTCACTATGGTTTGTTAGCGCTTGGGCTTTTGACCGTTGTATTCTTGATTGCCTGGCGCCGCATTGCATTTTGGATAAACTATTTCTATCGTATTTTTGCAAAAAAACGTCACCGTTCCATTCTGCTCGGCGGCTCCGAAGATTCCCTGCAGTCCTGGTTTGACCGTTACAATGTCATTCCGGGAATTGAAATTCTCGGTTGCGTGAGTGGCGAACCGGAAAAGGTCTCCGAAGAAAACCGCCAGCACCTGCTCGGAAACGTTTCTTCGATGGAATCCATTTGCAACCGTACCGGTTGTCGTGAACTTTTGGTGGTGTCCAACTTGTCGGGGTATCGTGAACCTTTCGACATTCATTGGCTGGATAGTCTCGGTTTACGTGTGTTTTTGCTAATCGGAAACGCCAAAGAGGGCGATTTTGCCCTTGTAAACCTGAAATATTTGCACTAA
- a CDS encoding DUF2723 domain-containing protein, with amino-acid sequence MLKEKWKKHLFAGIASLVALVVYVLTMAPTVSFWDCGEFVACANTLGIPHPPGTPFFVFLARAVIILLPFVEEIAKRVNYISVVSSAATVYVTALFAWELLATVLKSDVLAEKISDKVRTVVLATAALVAGFLLTFSDTFWFNAVEAEVYGIAMFILMLVSYLGLVWYNKRNEAYSDRILIFICYIAFLGVGAHLYTMLTVPAVFALLLVAEPKKIVERIPIWITGTLLCSVIYMVSAFIEISFVCLIALSILCLAKPIKNKGVQRSMRLSLAFAFFALIGYSTHLYIPIRSELNPIIDENDPEINIRDEQGNLQLGNLFKDENWVAFNNFIERKQYGSESMISRAFYRRSRVSHQFLSFPHMGYGGYQMAQYLPYKVGDVNYANGVYTFDASDNQPIERFGIKFPTQMSFMGDATLPQFIMFLILNGLLVMVCVFVWKRNRNMGVFVSVLYALCSLGLLFYINFADGTRMEQREHDYWVSVMSRNVSDLNSRGMGISALPDPNELIDMRQNIEFTKIRMENVKARGGNDARLAELQRELDGYMNSAVWQNWQKIESGFAQVGSRAPFPDAVHLEVRERDYFYTPAFIFMSMIYGIGAGILVFLCATSSFAAFANPVAALLVAVSFLIPCISNYKEHDRSGLWVPWDYAYNLLNSCRPNAILFTNGDNDTFPLWFAQEVAGIRKDVRVVNLSLGNTDWYIKQMLTNEPILKLSYDKAAIDRDMVLDNSSASNPNHQVATWVKNAQRLMPQLKNRIDAMEGQQLSPADSAKLMQFKVHYQVWDAFTEWAARTRSGMMLTQHKLVIDLALQNMDKPIEISTTVGTSNFMGLEKYMVQEGMVYNFVKGDLNPKRNAFDAKYTADLIDSVFKFRGLGDGTAYINDETIRLLSGYVSLYLQISFDARDKISTLRNSHPFTAEKKAQVDSLAASAAKYLEMGMKQFPSEWRNYWAAAFVYEAAGEKAKAQEVLNRGLENVPAYEEGGRARLLMSGRQIEQMSDEPLKVEESAPAEQLDSAEKDSAKEPAVVAAAN; translated from the coding sequence ATGCTCAAAGAAAAATGGAAGAAACATCTCTTTGCCGGAATCGCTAGCTTGGTGGCGCTTGTCGTGTATGTGCTTACGATGGCCCCTACGGTGAGCTTCTGGGATTGCGGCGAATTTGTCGCCTGCGCCAATACGCTTGGCATTCCGCATCCTCCTGGAACGCCGTTCTTTGTGTTCCTTGCCCGTGCGGTAATTATTCTACTCCCGTTCGTAGAAGAAATCGCTAAGCGCGTGAACTACATTTCGGTGGTGAGCTCGGCGGCCACGGTTTACGTGACGGCTCTGTTTGCCTGGGAACTGTTGGCGACCGTCCTCAAGAGCGACGTCCTTGCCGAAAAGATTTCGGATAAGGTGCGTACGGTGGTGCTTGCGACCGCAGCCCTGGTTGCGGGTTTCCTCCTCACTTTCTCGGACACCTTCTGGTTCAACGCGGTCGAAGCCGAAGTTTACGGCATCGCTATGTTCATCTTGATGCTCGTCTCTTACCTCGGCCTCGTTTGGTACAATAAGCGTAACGAAGCCTACAGCGACCGCATCCTTATTTTCATTTGCTACATCGCCTTCCTTGGCGTGGGCGCGCATCTTTATACGATGCTCACGGTGCCTGCCGTATTCGCACTTCTCCTTGTTGCCGAACCTAAGAAAATTGTCGAACGCATTCCTATCTGGATTACGGGTACACTCCTTTGTTCCGTCATCTACATGGTGTCTGCCTTTATTGAAATTTCGTTCGTATGCTTGATCGCCCTTTCGATCCTTTGCCTTGCAAAACCCATCAAGAACAAGGGTGTTCAGCGTAGCATGCGTCTTTCGCTTGCCTTTGCTTTCTTTGCCTTGATCGGCTATAGTACGCACCTCTACATTCCGATCCGTTCGGAACTGAACCCGATTATCGACGAAAACGACCCTGAAATCAATATTCGCGACGAGCAGGGTAACCTGCAGCTCGGTAACCTTTTCAAGGACGAAAACTGGGTTGCGTTCAACAACTTTATCGAACGTAAGCAGTACGGCTCCGAAAGCATGATTAGCCGTGCTTTCTACCGTCGTTCCCGTGTAAGCCACCAGTTCCTCTCGTTCCCGCACATGGGCTACGGTGGATACCAGATGGCTCAGTACCTGCCTTACAAGGTGGGCGACGTGAACTATGCGAACGGTGTCTATACCTTTGATGCTTCCGACAACCAGCCGATCGAACGCTTCGGTATCAAGTTCCCGACGCAGATGAGCTTCATGGGAGATGCGACTCTTCCGCAGTTTATCATGTTCTTGATTCTGAATGGCCTCTTGGTGATGGTTTGCGTGTTCGTTTGGAAACGCAACCGCAATATGGGCGTGTTTGTCTCGGTGCTTTATGCACTTTGCTCGCTTGGCCTGTTGTTCTACATCAACTTTGCCGACGGCACCCGCATGGAACAGCGTGAACACGACTACTGGGTGTCTGTCATGAGCAGGAACGTGTCCGACTTGAATAGTCGCGGCATGGGCATTTCTGCACTTCCGGATCCGAACGAGCTGATCGATATGCGTCAGAATATCGAGTTCACCAAGATCCGTATGGAAAACGTCAAGGCTCGTGGCGGAAACGACGCTCGCCTTGCCGAACTCCAGCGCGAACTCGACGGTTACATGAATTCCGCTGTGTGGCAGAACTGGCAGAAGATTGAAAGTGGCTTTGCCCAGGTGGGAAGCCGCGCCCCGTTCCCGGATGCCGTTCATCTGGAAGTCCGCGAACGTGACTACTTCTATACGCCGGCCTTCATTTTCATGAGCATGATTTACGGTATCGGTGCCGGTATCCTCGTGTTCCTCTGCGCAACGTCTTCGTTTGCGGCCTTTGCAAATCCGGTTGCCGCCCTTCTGGTTGCGGTTTCCTTCCTGATTCCTTGCATTTCGAACTACAAGGAACATGACCGCTCGGGTCTTTGGGTTCCTTGGGACTATGCGTATAACTTGCTGAATAGCTGCCGTCCGAACGCGATTCTTTTCACGAACGGAGATAACGATACCTTCCCGCTGTGGTTCGCTCAGGAAGTTGCCGGCATCCGTAAGGACGTGCGCGTGGTGAACCTTTCTCTGGGTAACACCGACTGGTATATTAAGCAGATGCTCACGAACGAGCCGATTCTCAAGCTCAGCTACGACAAGGCTGCCATTGACCGTGACATGGTGCTTGACAACAGCTCTGCTTCTAACCCGAACCATCAGGTTGCGACTTGGGTGAAGAACGCGCAGCGCCTGATGCCGCAGCTCAAGAACCGTATCGATGCCATGGAAGGTCAGCAGCTTTCTCCGGCCGATTCCGCGAAGCTCATGCAGTTCAAGGTGCATTACCAGGTGTGGGATGCCTTTACCGAATGGGCCGCTCGTACCCGCAGCGGTATGATGCTTACGCAGCATAAGCTGGTGATTGACCTTGCTCTCCAGAACATGGACAAGCCGATTGAAATTTCGACGACCGTCGGTACTTCCAACTTCATGGGACTTGAAAAGTACATGGTGCAGGAAGGCATGGTCTACAATTTTGTGAAGGGTGACCTGAATCCGAAGCGTAATGCCTTCGATGCAAAGTACACGGCGGATCTCATTGATTCCGTGTTCAAGTTCCGTGGCCTTGGAGACGGTACGGCCTATATCAACGACGAAACGATTCGTTTGCTTTCGGGTTATGTGTCGCTTTACCTGCAGATTTCTTTCGATGCCCGCGACAAGATTTCGACGCTTCGCAACAGCCATCCGTTTACGGCTGAAAAGAAGGCTCAGGTGGATAGCCTTGCAGCCTCTGCTGCAAAGTATCTCGAAATGGGTATGAAGCAGTTCCCCTCGGAATGGCGCAATTACTGGGCAGCCGCATTCGTGTACGAAGCAGCGGGTGAAAAGGCTAAGGCTCAGGAAGTGCTGAACCGCGGACTTGAAAATGTTCCGGCATACGAAGAAGGCGGACGTGCACGACTCCTGATGAGTGGCCGTCAGATCGAACAGATGTCCGACGAACCTTTGAAAGTTGAGGAAAGTGCTCCCGCTGAACAGCTCGATTCCGCAGAAAAGGATTCTGCAAAGGAACCTGCGGTTGTTGCAGCGGCAAACTAA
- the nusB gene encoding transcription antitermination factor NusB — MKVSYRPARVFAMQLLYAMEITGQTAGEALPGILDAQPLHAEQKKFGMKLVDLVQAHREELDENIKAAAAHWDIERMATLDRIILRIAMVELSYVAETPMKVAISEAVQIAAKYSTDKSSNFVNGLLTGFMRNRGMVVTESKEN; from the coding sequence ATGAAAGTAAGTTACAGACCCGCTCGCGTATTTGCGATGCAATTGTTGTATGCCATGGAAATTACGGGCCAGACCGCGGGGGAGGCTCTCCCCGGAATCCTTGATGCCCAGCCCCTTCATGCCGAGCAGAAAAAGTTCGGAATGAAACTGGTGGATCTGGTGCAGGCCCATCGTGAAGAACTCGATGAAAATATCAAGGCTGCCGCAGCCCATTGGGATATCGAGCGAATGGCGACGCTTGACCGTATTATCCTCCGTATTGCGATGGTGGAATTGTCCTACGTTGCCGAAACACCGATGAAGGTTGCCATTTCTGAAGCGGTGCAGATTGCTGCGAAGTACAGCACCGACAAGTCTTCGAATTTTGTAAACGGCCTTTTGACGGGCTTTATGCGTAACCGTGGCATGGTTGTCACCGAATCCAAGGAAAACTAA
- a CDS encoding SulP family inorganic anion transporter — protein MPNIHAKESLQSFLAGVKTTITPELFRTVRRGYNKKSFISDLMSGLIVGILALPLAIAFAIASGVGPEQGLYTAIIAGFAISFLGGSRFQIGGPTGAFIVIVYGIVSQYGYDGLASATLLAGILLIIFGLAKFGAIIKFIPFPVTVGFTAGIAIIIALGQVPNFFGLRFLAKDPADAVGKIKLYASSLDTINIYAVIVGLVALAVCILWPKITTKVPGSLIAIIVATVMVKVLGWDDPINGHGVVTIGMKNHIPSGFPMPHLPNISLEMMQKVFQPALTIAILGAIESLLSAVVADGMTSTKHRSNTELFGQGVANILSPMFGGIPATGAIARTATNIRNGAVSPISGLVHAVVLLLIMLVLGKYAEMIPMAALAAVLFQVAFNMCGYRSFIKMFKAPKSDVIVMLVAFFLTVIIDLTVAIEVGVLLAAVLFIKRMSDVSEMETVTEALKEDDEEAAHNDLSRQVPKGVVVYELAGSLFFGAVDKFKDTMARISDKPKILILRMRSVSSIDAAGIQMIEDLLNRCNREGTQLLLSGVHAQPVVALTRAGVLKQLGEENALGNIDAALNRARELLGLPIVDTSHEKQQAPTVSWERNLDKPWMPEESNAAIAEETPEVIAEKMMDEPVVKIEEK, from the coding sequence ATGCCCAATATTCACGCCAAAGAATCCCTCCAGAGTTTCCTCGCTGGCGTCAAGACGACCATTACCCCTGAACTTTTCCGCACGGTACGCAGAGGCTATAACAAGAAAAGCTTCATCAGCGACCTGATGTCGGGCCTCATCGTGGGCATTCTCGCGCTTCCGCTTGCGATTGCGTTCGCTATCGCCTCGGGCGTGGGTCCGGAACAGGGCCTCTACACGGCCATCATCGCTGGTTTCGCCATTTCTTTCCTGGGCGGTTCCCGTTTCCAGATCGGCGGCCCCACCGGCGCCTTCATCGTGATCGTCTACGGCATCGTGAGCCAGTACGGTTACGATGGCCTTGCCTCGGCAACGCTCCTGGCCGGTATCCTCCTGATTATTTTCGGCCTCGCGAAATTCGGTGCCATTATCAAGTTCATTCCGTTCCCGGTGACCGTGGGCTTTACCGCGGGTATTGCGATTATCATTGCGCTTGGCCAGGTGCCAAACTTCTTCGGCCTGCGTTTTTTGGCGAAGGATCCGGCCGATGCCGTGGGTAAGATCAAGCTTTACGCCTCTTCGCTCGATACCATCAACATTTACGCGGTAATTGTGGGGCTTGTGGCGCTCGCCGTTTGCATCTTGTGGCCGAAGATTACGACGAAGGTTCCCGGTTCCCTGATTGCAATTATTGTCGCTACGGTCATGGTGAAGGTTCTTGGCTGGGATGACCCGATCAACGGTCACGGCGTGGTGACTATCGGCATGAAAAACCACATCCCGAGCGGTTTCCCGATGCCGCACCTGCCGAATATCAGCCTCGAAATGATGCAGAAGGTGTTCCAGCCTGCTTTGACGATCGCTATTCTCGGTGCCATTGAATCGCTGCTTTCTGCCGTGGTGGCTGACGGTATGACCTCGACCAAGCACCGTTCCAATACCGAACTTTTTGGCCAGGGTGTCGCGAATATCCTTTCTCCGATGTTTGGCGGTATCCCGGCTACGGGTGCCATTGCCCGTACGGCGACCAACATCCGTAACGGTGCCGTGAGCCCGATTTCGGGCCTGGTGCATGCGGTGGTGCTCCTCCTCATTATGCTCGTGCTCGGCAAGTACGCCGAAATGATCCCGATGGCAGCCCTTGCCGCCGTGCTTTTCCAGGTGGCCTTCAATATGTGCGGCTACCGCAGCTTCATCAAGATGTTCAAGGCTCCGAAGAGCGACGTTATCGTGATGCTTGTGGCCTTCTTCCTCACGGTGATTATCGACCTTACGGTTGCGATTGAAGTCGGCGTTCTCCTTGCCGCGGTGCTCTTTATTAAGCGCATGAGCGACGTTTCCGAAATGGAAACGGTGACGGAAGCCCTCAAGGAAGACGACGAAGAAGCCGCCCACAACGATCTCAGCCGCCAGGTGCCAAAGGGTGTGGTGGTGTACGAACTCGCCGGTTCCCTTTTCTTTGGTGCGGTGGACAAGTTCAAGGACACCATGGCCCGCATCTCGGACAAGCCGAAGATCCTTATTCTGCGTATGCGTAGCGTGTCTAGCATCGATGCCGCCGGTATCCAGATGATCGAGGACCTGCTGAACCGTTGCAACCGCGAAGGGACGCAGCTCTTGCTGTCGGGCGTGCATGCCCAGCCGGTGGTGGCGCTTACCCGTGCAGGCGTCCTCAAGCAGCTTGGCGAAGAAAACGCCCTCGGTAACATCGACGCGGCCCTCAACCGTGCCCGCGAACTCCTCGGACTTCCGATTGTCGATACCTCGCACGAAAAGCAGCAGGCCCCGACGGTGTCTTGGGAAAGAAACCTCGACAAGCCGTGGATGCCTGAAGAATCGAACGCCGCGATTGCCGAAGAGACACCGGAAGTCATCGCTGAAAAGATGATGGACGAACCCGTCGTGAAAATCGAAGAAAAGTAA
- a CDS encoding glycosyltransferase family 2 protein, producing MDLSLVIPVKEESENLPELFKEIVAAIEPTGFSFEVIVIDDGSRDNTWEVIENMSKEYSFIRAFRFQFNCGKAAGLAFGFSKARGKYVATLDGDLQDDPLEIPKMIKILESGYDLVSGWKIRRLDPWHKTWPSKLFNLTVSMVCGQRLHDFNCGIKAYRSSVVRFIHLYGDYHRFIPVMAKWQGFRITEMPVAHRARVHGVSKYGVSRLVSGFLDLVSLMFMRSFASKPLHFFGLLGLIFMLIGFGVSGYFGYEWLQTGALHVRPLLLAGGFSLVMGVQFMSLGLLGEMMNGSKKQSYPVAESIREIVDLG from the coding sequence ATGGATTTGAGTCTTGTCATTCCCGTTAAAGAAGAAAGCGAAAACCTTCCGGAGCTTTTCAAGGAGATTGTTGCGGCAATCGAACCGACGGGATTTTCGTTCGAAGTCATTGTCATCGATGACGGTAGCCGAGACAATACCTGGGAAGTGATTGAAAACATGTCCAAGGAGTATTCCTTTATCCGGGCCTTCCGTTTCCAGTTCAACTGCGGAAAGGCTGCCGGACTTGCTTTCGGTTTCTCCAAGGCACGCGGCAAGTACGTGGCGACTTTGGACGGCGACTTGCAGGACGATCCTCTTGAAATTCCGAAGATGATCAAGATTCTTGAAAGCGGTTACGATCTGGTTTCGGGTTGGAAAATCCGTCGCCTCGATCCGTGGCACAAGACCTGGCCTTCTAAGTTGTTCAACTTGACGGTTTCCATGGTCTGTGGCCAGCGTCTGCATGACTTTAACTGCGGCATCAAGGCTTACCGTAGCTCCGTGGTGCGCTTTATTCACCTGTATGGCGACTACCACCGCTTTATCCCGGTGATGGCCAAGTGGCAGGGATTCCGCATTACCGAAATGCCGGTCGCTCACCGCGCGCGTGTCCACGGTGTGTCCAAGTACGGCGTTTCTCGCCTGGTGTCCGGTTTCCTTGACTTGGTTTCGCTCATGTTTATGCGGAGCTTTGCTTCCAAGCCGCTCCATTTCTTTGGACTCCTCGGTCTCATTTTTATGCTCATCGGTTTTGGCGTTTCGGGCTACTTTGGCTACGAATGGCTGCAGACGGGAGCGCTCCATGTGCGTCCGCTCCTTTTGGCGGGTGGATTCTCGCTAGTGATGGGGGTGCAGTTCATGTCGCTTGGCCTTTTGGGCGAAATGATGAACGGAAGCAAGAAACAGAGCTATCCTGTGGCCGAATCGATTCGAGAAATTGTAGATTTAGGGTAG
- a CDS encoding Trm112 family protein has protein sequence MFDTTLLDILCCPETRGKLKLASDECLAKLNNAISAGTLKNVAGETVSDPMTEALTTEDGSRVYPVREGIPVLLADEAILL, from the coding sequence ATGTTCGATACTACTCTTTTGGATATTCTGTGCTGCCCTGAAACAAGGGGTAAGCTTAAGTTGGCGTCTGACGAATGTCTCGCTAAGTTGAACAATGCTATTTCTGCCGGTACGCTCAAGAACGTTGCTGGAGAAACCGTTTCTGACCCCATGACCGAGGCTCTTACGACCGAAGACGGTTCTAGGGTGTATCCTGTACGCGAAGGGATTCCTGTCCTTTTGGCGGACGAAGCAATTTTGCTCTAA
- a CDS encoding polyprenol monophosphomannose synthase — protein sequence MAYPKSLVIVPTYNEKENILLIMAEILKQNECLEILVVDDGSPDGTGDMVEEESKKNPRVHLIRRKGKMGLGSAYVTGFKWALERDYERVFEMDADFSHCPTDLNRFLETAESADLVLGSRYQNHRISVVNWDLRRLILSYGANVYTRIVTGLPISDATGGFKCFRREALQALNLDKMKSDGYCFQIETTFKIWKKGLCVKEIPIVFTDRTRGTSKMSGGIISEAFFLVLKLRLGLA from the coding sequence ATGGCGTATCCTAAAAGTTTGGTGATTGTTCCGACCTATAACGAGAAGGAAAACATCCTGCTCATTATGGCGGAAATTTTAAAGCAGAATGAATGTCTTGAAATCCTCGTGGTGGACGATGGCAGTCCCGATGGCACGGGTGATATGGTCGAAGAGGAATCGAAGAAGAATCCTCGTGTGCATCTGATCCGCCGCAAGGGCAAGATGGGCCTTGGTTCGGCCTACGTGACGGGTTTCAAGTGGGCGCTCGAACGCGATTATGAACGCGTGTTCGAAATGGACGCTGACTTTAGCCATTGCCCGACCGACTTGAACCGTTTCCTGGAAACGGCCGAAAGTGCGGACCTTGTACTCGGTAGCCGTTACCAGAATCACCGTATTAGCGTGGTGAACTGGGACCTGCGTCGCCTGATTCTGAGCTACGGGGCAAACGTCTATACCCGCATTGTGACGGGACTTCCGATTAGCGATGCGACGGGCGGTTTCAAGTGTTTCCGCCGCGAAGCCCTGCAGGCCCTGAACCTCGACAAGATGAAGAGCGACGGATACTGCTTCCAGATCGAGACGACTTTCAAGATTTGGAAGAAGGGACTTTGCGTCAAGGAAATTCCTATCGTGTTTACGGACCGTACCCGTGGAACTTCCAAGATGAGCGGCGGCATTATTTCCGAAGCTTTCTTCCTGGTTCTTAAACTCCGCCTAGGACTTGCTTAG
- a CDS encoding type IV pilus twitching motility protein PilT yields MAEQQPQLRIEKLLREMVNRNASDMHLRVGVPPVYRINGALQRPFDIRVDSLMMDSFLDDIMNRDQKQRFEANKECDFAVGARDMGRFRVNVFRQRGTIAVVIRHIKAKIPAFEDLQLPEVIRDMALTKRGLVLVTGTTGSGKSTTLAAMLDYINQQEAVNIITVEDPIEYLYRDNKAIISQREIGVDTLSYANALRAALRQDPDVLLVGEIRDLETMQIAMTAADTGHMVFATIHTTNATETIHRVLSMYPPHQHDEIRLLLSEVLAGIISLRLLPTKDGNGRVPAAEILVNTAAIKEYIEDKDKNDLIEQAIAEGHMQYRSQTFDQALLKLYEEEKISLETAMNAATNPDDFDLKIRGISGTSERGWM; encoded by the coding sequence ATGGCTGAACAGCAACCGCAGCTGCGTATTGAAAAGCTGCTTCGCGAAATGGTGAACCGCAATGCGTCTGATATGCATTTGCGCGTAGGTGTTCCGCCTGTATACCGTATTAACGGTGCCTTGCAGCGTCCGTTCGATATTCGTGTCGATTCCTTGATGATGGATTCCTTCTTGGATGATATCATGAACCGCGACCAGAAACAGCGCTTTGAAGCGAATAAGGAATGCGACTTTGCCGTGGGTGCCCGCGATATGGGCCGTTTCCGTGTGAACGTTTTCCGTCAGCGTGGAACGATTGCTGTTGTGATCCGTCACATTAAGGCGAAGATTCCGGCATTCGAAGACCTGCAGCTGCCCGAAGTGATTCGTGACATGGCCTTAACCAAGCGCGGACTCGTGCTTGTGACGGGTACGACGGGTTCGGGTAAGTCGACAACGCTTGCTGCCATGCTGGACTACATTAACCAGCAAGAAGCGGTGAACATCATTACGGTCGAAGACCCGATTGAATACCTTTACCGCGACAACAAGGCGATTATTTCTCAGCGTGAAATTGGCGTGGATACGCTTTCGTATGCAAACGCCCTGCGTGCCGCCCTCCGTCAGGACCCGGATGTGCTTCTGGTGGGCGAAATTCGTGACCTTGAAACCATGCAGATTGCCATGACTGCTGCCGATACGGGCCACATGGTGTTTGCGACGATTCATACCACGAATGCGACCGAAACGATTCACCGTGTGCTTTCGATGTATCCGCCGCACCAGCATGACGAAATCCGCTTGCTGCTTTCCGAAGTGCTTGCGGGCATTATTTCGCTCCGCTTATTGCCGACCAAGGATGGTAACGGGCGAGTGCCTGCTGCCGAAATCCTGGTGAATACGGCGGCCATCAAGGAATACATCGAAGACAAGGACAAGAACGACCTGATTGAACAGGCTATTGCCGAAGGCCACATGCAGTACCGTAGCCAGACCTTCGACCAGGCGCTCCTGAAACTTTACGAAGAAGAAAAGATTTCCCTTGAAACGGCTATGAATGCGGCGACGAACCCCGATGACTTCGACCTTAAGATTCGCGGTATTTCGGGTACTTCTGAACGTGGCTGGATGTAG